From the genome of Chloracidobacterium sp.:
GCCATCGCCAGCACAATCGGGCGGTCGGCCATGACTACCCCGTATGACCACCAAACCTCGCCTCCATATCCGACTCACCGAGCGCCTGACTTGGATTCACCGCGAAATCCAAGCCAAACGCTTCCCCAACACCGCCCGCATCGCCGAGCGGTTTGAGATTTCCCGCAAAACCGCTCAGGCAACCATCACCTACATGCGCGACCGCCTCGGGCTGCCGCTGACCTACTGCGCCAAACGGCGCGGGTTCGACTACTCTGCGCCGGTCCATTCCCTCCCGTGGGTGCAGCTCACGGAGGGCAAGACCGTCGCCATTCTGATGGCCGAGCGGCTCGCGCAAGCGTACGGCGGCGCGCTGTCCGCCGACATCACCAACACCCTGAGTAAAGTCGCCGCGGCGCTCACCGATACGGTCTCGATTGACGTGTCGCGTCTGTTGGCGGCGCCGTCGGTCGAGCCGCCGCTGACAAGCCCCGTTGACATCACGCATTTCCACGCGCTGTCGCAGGCCGTCAGCGCGCGGCGGCGCGTCCGGATGACCTACTCACGCAGTCGTCGGGCGCAACCAAGACGCGGACGATTGACCCGCTGCATCTGCACAGCGCCAAGGCCGAGTGGTACGTCATCGCGTTTGACCACCTGCGAGGCGAAGTGCGCGACTTTCACTTGGGTCGGATTCGGGCGCTGGAGTTGCTCAACGAGGCGTTCGAGCCGCCGCCGGGGTTTGATCTGGAGGCGTACTTGGCGGCGGGGTTTGGGATGATCCGGGGCGGCGGGGTGCTGCAGGAAGTCGTGGTGGCGTTTGACGCGCATCAGGCGCGATGGATTCGGCAGCAAAGCAAGGTGCATCCGACGGCGCGGTACGACGACCTGCCCGACGGGGGTTTGCGCGTGACGCTGCAAGTGGGCGCGCTGGAAGGGGTCAAGCTGTGGGTGCTGCAGTACGGCGCGCGCGCCCGCGTCCTTGCGCCGGAAGCATTGCGCGAGATGGTGCGCCGCAAAGCGGCGGATATGCTGACGTATTACCAGACGGTGGAATCCACACACCGCGGTTGAGCACTGGAACGTCTCTGCCAACACTCAGTCAGGTATGGCCTCAGCATGCGCTCTTCTGGGGCAAGGCCGGCAAACCGCAGGAAGTCAAGCACCCTCCCTATCATTCCGCCCTGCTCCACATGCTGGACGTGGGACTTGTCGCGCACGCCCTGCTGGAAGCCGGCTGGCGGCGGCTGTTTTTCGACGAGCCTGACCGTCAGCAAGGTCTGTGGCTGGCCTTGCTCGTCGCCTGCCACGATGTCGGCAAAATCTCGCCGGGCTTCCAGAACAAACGCAGCGATCTGGAAATCGTGCAACAGCAGAAACGCCTTGGTTTCCAGTTCAGCCAAAACGATGACGATGACCACGGAAGGGTCACATTGGCGACGCTTCCCAAACTCCTGACAGAACAAACTCAATCGCGATTGTCTATCGCGCATGCCAACCAACTGGCGCGCGCCGTCGGCGGACACCACGGTGTCTTCCACGTGGACTTCAATCAAGCCCGCGCCGGCCAAGGTCAGTGGACAGACGCCCGTCGGCGTCTTGTGGAAACACTGCGCCAGGCCTTTGGTTTGGATTGGTCGTCCTTTCCCTTTTGCGCGCCGCCCCGTCCGGAATTCCTCATCAAACTCGCTGGATTGACGTGCTTGGCCGATTGGATCGGATCGCAGGAAGATCGCTTTCCCTACTGCGGTGACGCCGACCTCGACCTAGACGATTACGTGACCGACCGCCAACAGCGAGTACACGCCGCTCTTGCAGAGCTGCATCTGACCGACGCCCCTTTGACGGCCGGCGAAAGCGCACTGGAGCAGCTGTTCACCTACCTGCCCGGCTTTACGCCGAATGCCTGTCAAACTGTCGCTTGGGAAGTCGCCCGTCGTTTTGACGAGCCCTGTCTGGTGGTCATTGAGTATCCGATGGGCGGCGGGAAAACGGAGGCGGCGCTGGGGATCACCGACTGTTGGCTGCATAAGCGCCGGCTGCGCGGCTGGTACTACGCGCTCCCCACGCAAGCGACCGGCAATGCGATGTTCGAACGATTGCTGGAGTTCATCCGGCATCATCCGGCTAGAAAGGGGGACGTGGAGTTGCACCTCTTGCACGGCAACGCCGACATCAACGAAAGCTACGAAAAGCTCAGACAGGTGAGCGCCACCGCTGTGTATGACGCTGATGAGCACGGCGGCGTCCGCGCTTCAGGCTGGTTTACGGCGCGCAAGCGCGGGCTTTTGGCCTCGCTGGGTGTCGGGACGATTGACCAGGCGCTGCTGGGCGTCCTTCAGACGCGGCACATGTTTGTGCGGCTGTTTGGACTGGCGGGCAAAGTCGTCATTCTCGACGAAGTGCATGCGTACGACACCTACACCAGCGAAACGCTTTTTCGCCTCGTCAACTGGCTAGGCGCGCTTGGCTCATCCGTGATTGTCTTGTCGGCGACGCTGCCGACCGACAAGCGTCGCGCTCTCCTGAAAGCCTATGCGCCGACGCTTGATGAAAGCGCGCTGCCTGCCGCTCCTTATCCGGGCGTGATGGCCGTTGGACGCAGCAACAAGGTCTGTTCTGAAAGCATCCCGATCGCTGAGACCGACCGCCGGGCGGTTCAGCTGGAACTGCTTGAGGTTGCTTCCGATGCGCGCTGGGAGCAACTTGCCGCCCTCCTCACAGCCAAGCTCATTGATGGCGGGTGCGCCGCCTGCCTGGTCAACACCGTCTCCGACGCGCAAGAGCTTTTTGTTTACCTCAAGCAACGCCTTGGCTGCGCGATGGAAGCTGAATGGATTCTGGTTCACGCCCGATTTCCGCTGGAGCAAAGGCTGGCGATTGAGGCCCGGATCAAAGCGCTGTTCGGCAAAGACGGACGGCGTCCGCACCGCGCCGTCGTGGTCGCCACGCAGGTCATGGAGCAAAGTCTGGACGTGGATTTTGACTTGATGTTCACGGTATTAGCGCCGGTTGATCTGGTTTTGCAGCGCGCCGGGCGACTCCATCGGCATCAGCGCCGCCGCCCGACCGGACTGGACACCGCCACGCTGTATTGTCTGTTGCCGCCTCATCTTGAAAGCCGCCCTGATTTCGGCGAATCGGAATTCATTTTATGAGCCGTTGCTCCTGCACAACACGGCTCTTGCGCTCAAGAGGCATGTCGCGTCCCGCCCAAATCAGCCGCTCCACCTCCCGGACGATATTCCGGTGCTGATGAGCCAAGTTTACGGCCCCGATTTCGTCCCCGCGCCTCCGGCCACCGAGGCGAAGCGCCAAGCGTGGGCGCAAGCGATTCACGCGGAGAACCAATTGATTGGTTTCACGGTGCATGCGGTCGCCCTGCCGCAGCTTGATCCAACACAGCCTGACTCGCGGCTGCTCACCAAGCTTGCTGAACGTCTCGACGAAGAAACTGCGCCGGCGGCTATGACGCGCTTGGCGCGTCCTTCCATCACCGTCGCGCTCCTGCACGAGAGCAACGGGCGGATGTATCTCGACGCCGATGGACGACGACCTGTTGATCTCAGCGCCAAGCCGGACACAGCGACGACGCGCGACATCCTCAAGCGAAGCGTTGTGCTCAGTCATCCCGAATGGGTGAACTACTTCAAAGGCCGGCCAAGTGTTCCTGCTTGGGAAGCCTCACCCCAACTCAAGTTTGTGAAGCCGGCCATCCTGCACGGCAACTCGCTTCAACATGGGCAGTATCGGCTTGCGCTCGATCCGGAGCTAGGTGTTCTTCTGCAACGGCTCTAACGAGAGGCGCGCCCGGCGCTCGCCGCTTTGTCAAGGGAGATTGGAATATGACGAAGGACCAACCACCAGCTGCTCCACTCTCGTTTTCTCTGCTTGATGAGCCTTGGTTGCCGGTGACGACACAGCACGGCGACACGCGCCACGTCAGCCTCAAGGACGTCTTCGCGCATGCACACCACTTACGGGGCATCGAGGACGATAGCCCCCTTGTCGTGGCGGCGCTCCATCGGCTGCTGTTGGCCGTCCTGCATCGCGCCACGCGGCTGCGCTCGGTTGAGGATTGGGACACCGTCTGGCAAGCCGGAAGGTTTGCCGGTCAACAACTTGAAAGCATCCACAGCTACCTTGAGCGATACCGTGATCGCTTTGATTTGTTTTCACGTGAGAAACCTTTCTTCCAAACCGCCGGCTTTGCCGCTGAAAACGGCGAGCCGTCCCCGGCGGCCGACCTCTTTACTGATTAAGCCGTCCATTTTTCGTGCACCCGCCGGAGAGCGGCGACCCAACGTTCGCGCCGGACGAGGTCGCCCGCGCGCTCATCGCCACGCAACTGATGGCGCTGCCCGGCGGCAAGGGGTTTGTCAGCGTTCCATTCGGTCAGCTTCCCTACCGCGCCAAGGGGCCGCTGGCCGGCGCCGCCGTCGTACTGATCCTTGGCGAAAACCTGTTTGAGACGCTTTTGCTCAATACTTGCGCCGACGAGTATCTAGAGGAAATCAAGTCCACTGAGGCGGATTGTCCGATTTGGGAGCGCGACCAACTGCCTCACCCGCCCTTTGGGGAGCGGACCCCGGACGGCTACCTCGACTACCTCACGTGGATGAGCCGCCACATCCGGCTATTGCCCGAGACGGAGAATGGACGACTCCGCGTACGCCGGATGTACTTTGGACAGGCGTACGCTCTTCCGCCCGACTTGCCTCTGCGTGATCCGATGTGCGCCTACGTGCCAAGTCAGGGCGCCAAAAAGACCGCATTCCAACCCCTCGGCCTATCGGCGGAAAAAGCGCTGTGGCGCGACGCCGGCAGCCTGTTTGCTTTCAGTCGAGAAAAGGACAATCAGCGTCCACTGACCTTCCGGCAGGCAGCTGCACTGGCGCAGGATGTATCTCTCCCACAGGAAAAGACGCTCCGCTGCGCCGTCTTTGGGCTTGTCAACGACCAAGCCAAGCCACTGCTCTGGCGGCAGGAAACTTTGCCGCTCCCGCTTGAACTCCTGTCCGACGCAGAGTTGGTCGGGAAGGTGCAACACGCCGTGCAGCACGCCGAGGCCGTCGGCGAGGCGCTGGATACAGCGACGAAAGCGCTGGCGCGACGGCTGCTTGACGGCGGCGATCCGCAGCGGAAGGTGGACGGCAGGCGCGTCGCCGCCCTCGCCAAATCATTAGGTGCGCTGCGCGACTATTGGGCGGCGCTCGACCTCCCCTTTCGCCGCTTTTTGTCTGCGCTCTCCAGTCAGGACGCGGAGACCTTACTCACGGAATGGAAAACAGAGGTCGTCGCCACGGCGCGGCGGGCGTTCGACCGCGCCGCCGACAACTGTCTCAACCGTACGATGCGCGAACTGCGGGCGCGCGTCATGGCTGAACAGAAGCTGGAGCGGGCGCTTGCCCGTCACCAACCCACAACGGCTGAGTCGCCGTCGCCCGCCCAGTCCTCAGTGATGGCTTGAACGACCTGGATTTCATTCATGCTCAGGCGAGGTTTGGCTATGTCTGATCTGTTGATCAATCGGCTCATTGAGCTGGAAAACAACCCATCCCTTGTGTCGGAGCGCAACACGGCGTTTGCGCGGCTGCGGCGCGGGCTGAGCCATCCTGGCCTGCGCTATGACACATTCCATTATGTAGAGCCGTTCGTCCCGGAAGGATGCTCTGAAACGGAACGGCTCTGCCGCTATCTCGTTGCGGGATTGTTCGCCTTTCATCCGCTGCACACCGACCAAGCGTGGTCTCTTGGGAGAAGCTTCACCGAGTTGCGCCACCGGCGGAAAAGCGGCGCCGCCAGCCTTGAGCGCCGTTTTTCCGCTTTGCTTGACGCACACTTGGATGACGCGCCGAACCATTTGCGTCATGCCTTCGCGCTGCTCAAGGCTGAAAGCGTTCCCGTCAACTACCACCGCTTGCTGACCGATCTCACACACTGGTCGCGTGAAGATCGGCGCGTCCAGCTTCGTTGGGCGCGTGATTACTGGCGCGACGCCAATGCGCAGGCACAGCGTCAGGTCGCGGCAACAACGTCAACCGAAACGGAGGCATGACTATGTTCATCGAGCTGCACATTCTGCAAAACTTCGCCCCATCCAACCTCAACCGCGACGACACCGGAGCGCCTAAAGACTGTTACTTCGGCGGAACGCGCCGCGCGCGAATTTCGAGCCAGTGCCTCAAGCGTAGCATTCGCCGGCATGACGCCTTCAAACAGAGCGTGATGAAACATCATGGGGATCTCGGCGTCCGCACACAGCGCCTGCTGGAGCAATTGGTCACGGGCTTCAGGCAGAGGGATATGCCGGGGTCGGAAGATGACGCCAAACGTGTCGGCAAAAATCTCCTCAATGCCGTCCGGCTCAAAGTCGAGGATGACGACCGAACCCAGTACCTGCTTTACCTTGGACAAAAAGAAATTGACGCGCTCATCGAGATTGGTTGCCGACACTGGGCAAGGCTCGTCGCCATCACGCCGCCTGCGCCGTCCGACGACAACCAGACCTCGTCCGGCGGTCAGAAAGACAAACGACGCCAAAAGACCGCCGCTCAGGACGCCATCCCAAAGGACATCCAAAAAGAGGTCGCTGAGGTTTTCAGCTCGACCGACGCCGCCGACATTGCCTTGTTCGGGCGCATGGTCGCCGACCAGAAAAACATGGGGGTCAACGCCGCTTGCCAGGTCGCGCATGCCATCTCCACCCATGAGATCGCCATGGAAATGGACTATTACACGGCGGTGGACGACCTGCGTCCCGACGAGACGCCCGGAGCGGACATGATCGGGCAGGTGGAGTTCAACAGCGCGTGCTATTATCGCTACGCCAACCTCAACTTTGATCTCCTCACGGCGAACCTTGGCGGTGACAGGCAACTCGCCAAGGGCGCGACGCTGGGCTTCATCGAGGCGGCGGTGCTGGCGACGCCGACCGGCAAGCAAAACAGCCTGGCGGCGCGCAACCTGCCGTCGTACGTGCGGGTGCTGGTTCGCGGCGGTGGTGAGCCGTTGTCGCTGGCGAATGCCTTCCTGAAGCCCGCGCGACCCACGGCCGACGAAGACATTGTCCAAAGCTCCATCAAAAAACTGGAAGAGCATCTGGCGCAGCTCACGCGCGTCTATGACGCCCACATCGTCGGCGACTGGGTCGTTTCGCTAGAGAACCCTGATACCCCTTCGCTGAAAGACCTCCTCGCCGAAGTTGAAAACATGTTGGCGACGCTGACCGCCGGAGGAAACCTGTCATGACGATGACGCTGTTGCTGCGCTGCGTCGCGCCGATGCAGTCATGGGGGACGCGCAGCCGGTTTGACGAGCGCGACACGGAGCATGAGCCGTCCAAAAGCGGCGTGATTGGGCTGCTCTGCGCCGCGTTGGGACGCGACCGCAACACTCCGTTGGATGATCTGGCGCAGCTTCGCATGGGCGTTCGGGTGGATCGGGAAGGTCGGGTCGCCGCCGACTACCATACGGTGCAGGAGATCCGGCCCGGGCAAGTCGAGTTTGACACGCTGGTGTCGAAGCGCGCCTATTTGGCCGACGCCGCTTTTCTGGTTGGTCTGGAAGGCTCTGACGCGGCTTTGCTGCGTCAACTGCACGAGGCGCTGCGTCGCCCGGTCTGGCCGCTTTTCCTTGGACGCAAGGCGTTTGTGCCGGCGGAACCCATCCGGTTGCTGGATGGTCTGCAAGCAATCCCCCTCGAAGAAGCCCTCCGTACCTACCCCTCGATTGACCCATGGCCGCCCCGCCGGTCGGACGCGCAGCGGCAAGTTCGCTTTGTCGTTGAGTGCCGCGCGGGCGAACCCAGCGCCGACACGCGACGCGACACGCCGGTGTCGTTCGCGCTAGGCGCGCGTCGCTTTGCTGCGCGGCGGGTCAAGACTTTCTTTGCCCCTCTTCCGCCAAGACAGGAGGAAACGCATGGTGATGCGCCTGTTTCTGAGTCGGCTGCAGTTTGACCTCCGTCGGCGTCACGCGCAGCGGCTGCTGCTGAATTCTTACGCGGCGCACGCTACCGTGATGCGCGGTTTTCCCAACATTCCAATGATGCAACCCCACATGACGCCGGAACAGCGGGCGGCGGCCGAGCAAGCCCGGCGCGCGGCCCGCATCCTCTTTCGCGTTGAGCCGTTGCCCGCCGGCCGGATTGACCTCTGCATTCTTGTGCAAAGCGGCATCGCGCCGGATCGGTCGGCGCTGGTGCGTGAGGTTGATGTGCGCCACAGCACCAAAGAACTGGTGCTTGACTTCGCGCAGGGCGACCGCTTTCGCTTCCGCTTGCGCGCCAATCCAACCTACGCCCAACGCCCCGAAGAAGCGGCGGCGGCGTGCACGAAGCGCGCGGAGGATGGGGGACAGCAACGCGGCAAGCGTCTAGCCGTTCTGAGCGAAGCGCGCCAATTCGATTGGCTGAAGCGTCTCGGAGAAAAGCGGCTTGGGTTTACCGTCGCGCCGGCCGGCGTGCTTGTTCAGGATGAAGGCTGGACGCAGTTCCGGAAGTCAGCCGCTTCAGCTCCCATCCGCTTTGTGACGGTGCTGTTTGAAGGATGGCTCACCGTCACCGACGCTGCGGCTTTCTCCGCAGCGGTCAGCCAAGGGGTTGGCGCGGCCAAGGGCTTTGGCTGCGGGTTGCTTTCACTGGCGCCGCTTGTCAGTCCCCCGCGCACGCGGGGATGAGGTCGCCGAACGGCGCGGGCGCTTTTACACGCGCCCCAGTCCCCCGCGCACGCGGGGATGAGAGGCACGGATGCTCGAACCACTCAAGCCTATTCAGCTCAAGGAAAGACTTTCGCTCCTCTTTGTGGAGCGGGGCGAAATTGACGTCCTCGATGGTGCATTCGTCGTCGTGGATAAAAACGGCGTCCGCTCGCACATCCCGATCGGCGGCGTCGCTTGCCTGATGCTTGAACCCGGCACGCGCCTGTCGCACCGCGCCGCTCAACTGGCCGCTACGGTCGGTACGCTCATCATTTGGTGCGGTGAGGCGGGCGTCCGGTTTTACTCGGCCGGACAGCCCGGCGGCGCGCGCGCCGACAAGCTGCTTTATCAGGCCAAGCTGGCGCTCGACGAGACGGCGCGGCTCAAGGTTGTCAGAAAGATGTACGCGCTGCGCTTCAAGGAAGAGCCGCCCGCCAAGCGCAGCGTTGAGCAACTGCGCGGCATTGAAGGCGTCCGGGTGCGCAAAATGTACGAATTGCTCGCCAAGCAGTACGGCGTGGTTTGGACGCGGCGGAACGACGACCACACCGAGTGGGGATCCGGCGACTTGCCCAACCGGTGCCTTAGCGCGGCGAACGCCTGTCTCTACGGCGTGACTGAAGCCGCCGTGCTGGCGGCCGGATATGCGCCGGCTATCGGCTTTATTCACACCGGCAAGCCGCTGTCTTTCGTCTATGACATCGCCGACTTGGTCAAGTTTGAAACCGTCGCGCCGGTCGCCTTCAAGGTCGCCGGACAAAGTCGGCCCTCATCCAACGTCGAGCGCGAAGTTCGTCTGGCCTGCCGCGATGTTTTTCGGCGGACAAGATTGCTTGAACGCCTCATTCCTTTGATTGAGGAAACGCTCGCGGCCGGCGAGTTGACCCCACCGCCGCCGGATGCGGTTGGTCCGGCGATTCCCAACCCGGAGCGCCTTGGCGATGATGGTCATCGTGGTTGAAAATGCGCCGCCGCGCCTGCGCGGTCGCCTTGCCATCTGGCTGCTGGAGGCGCGAGCCGGTGTCTATGTCGGCGTCTATTCACAGCGCGTGCGCGAGTACATTTGGGATAATGTCGAGCGTGGGCTTGAAGACGGCAATGCGGTGATGATGTGGTCAGCCCCGACGGAGTCCGGCTTTGAGGTTCGCACCCTTGGCAAGAACCGGCGCATCCCGATTGACTTTGACGGTGTCCAGCTTGTGCAGTTTCTGCCTGAGGAAACCCCACCGACCGAGACGCGGATCGAGGCGGCTCCAAGCCATGACGCTGTGCGCTTTTGACAACTCGGCAGATCACGATTTCCTTGTGGAAATACAGCGTCCGGCGGGCATCATTGTTGGTAGCCTGTTGGCGCTGGCGCAACCGTTGCGGATGCAGTAGGTTGTGAGAAGCGCGTTCCCCGCGCACGCGGGGATGAACCTCCCGCTGGACGCCGACCGCCGTGAGCGGTCCGGGCAGGGTGAGTTGCGGGAAGGTCGGGTCGAGCCGCCCGTCGGAGAGCAGGCGCAGCAGCCGGCGCCGCCGCAGGCCCGTCGCCGGGTCGCGCCAGTCAAAGTCGCCCGCGACGAGCCACCGTCTCTGCGGGTCGCGGACGACTTGACGAAGCGTCACGCCGGGATCGGGGATGGGCTAGCCCGTCTTTTGCATCAGGAAGGCGACGGTCGCCGGGTCGCCCGGCCTCAGCGGGAGCGCCGCGCGCCCGCCGAGTCCCGCGCCTAAAAAGGTCGGCGCGGTCGCCGCGAGCGGCGTGAAGTAAGCTGCACATAAGAAAGCCAATGGCGTCACGGGTTCATCCACGCCTCCCGGTTCGTTGTCGCCCGGTTGGGCCGTAACGCTCGATGAGGAGCCGGCGCAGCTCCTCCGCCATCTTCACGCCGCGTTGCGCGCAGTCGGCCTTGATCGCACGATGCAGCCAGGTCGGTAGGTCGAGCGTCAGCCGGCTCATGGAAGCTGTACTGTCGTTCGTCGGCGCGTCAAACTCGCCCTGAATCCACGCCTCCGCGCTCGCGGTGGTCGGCTTCGGGGGCAACTCCACGTGTTTCGTTTTTTTCGCTCGCATACAGCATCGCCTCCACTTCCGCCGTCAGCGCGGCGATTTCCTGCGCCGCCGCGCCTCTGGGGTCAATTTCCTGCGCCACACGTCCGGCGGCGGCGGCCTCGGCAAAGATCACCCGTTGGCTCACCACCGTCGTCAACGCCGGCAACCCACAGCCGGCCGCCGCCTGCTGCGCCGCTCGTCCGATCACCGTGCCTATGATCCGCCGGTTGACGACCAGCGCCGCCCGGAGCGGTTGGTACGTAGTCGCCTCTTCGACGAGCCGCACCGTCGCCGTCACCGCCCACAGGTCGTAGGGCGACGGCTGCACCGGAATCAGCGCCGCGTCCGCCGCCAGCAACGCCGAGCGCGTCACCGCCGCCGCGCCCGGCGGCGCGTCAATCACAATCCAGTCATAGTCCCGCCGGAACTGCGCCGCCTCGCGGTGCAGGGTCGGGCGCGGCACGCCCACCACGCCAAACAGCGGCGCCCGCCTGCGCTCCGCCCGCGCCGCCGCCCAGTCCAACGCGCTCCCCTGCGGGTCGGCGTCAATGAGCAACACCCGCGCGCCCGCCAGCGCCCACGCGCCCGCCAGATGCACCGCCAGCGTCGTTTTGCCGACGCCGCCCTTGTGATTGACCAACCCGACGACGCCCATCGCCTCGCTCCGGTTTTCTGCAAAAACTGAAAAACGCAGCATAGCGCGCCGTCCCGTCCGTGTCAACAGACGCGCCGTCCCCGCGACAAGCGTTTTACAAATACAGAAAACTATAAAACAGTAAATGTAAAAAGCGCGCCCCAGCGCCGCTGCGCGCGGATGGAGGCGCAACCGGTTTGAGTTGTGCGTGGCGAGTGTTTCGTGTTCCATGGCGGGTCGTCTGAAAACCGAACACTGAACACTCTAAAAGGCCATGCCAATGACGCCCCCACCCGCCATCGAAGCCATCCCGCTCGTGACCGACGCGGACGGCGTTATCCGCATTGGCCACACACGGGCGACGCTCGACACGGTGGTGTCCGCTTTTCTGGACGAGGCCACGGCGGAAACGATCACGGCGCAGTCCCCATCCCTTCCGTTGGCCGACGTGTACGCCGTCATTGCCTACTATCTGAGACGCCGCCCGGACGTGGACGCTTATCTGAAGCGTCGTGGCGAACAGGCGGAAGCGGCGCGGCAGGCCAACGAAGCCCGTCGGGCGCCGACCGGCGTTCGAGTGCGTTTGTTGGCGCGGCGCTCCGGCGTGACGCCGTAAGCATGGTGCGTCTGGCCGCCGATGAAAATTTCAACAACGACATTGTGCGTGGCTTGATCCGCCGCAAACCTGACTTGGATCTTGTGCGTGGTTCAAGACGTTGGCTTGACGGGGGCGGACGACCCGACGCTCTTGGCATGGGCGACTCGGGAACAGCGCGTGTTGCTGACGCATGATGTGACGACGATCACGCGCTACGCTGACGCGCGTGTGCGCGCCGACCAGTCAATGCCCGGCGTTTTTGAAGTCGGTCGCCAAGTACCCGTGAGGGTTGTCATCGAGGACATTCTCCTCATCGCTGAATGCAGCCTGGAAGGGGAATGGGAAGAGCAGGTGCGTTGCCTGCCTCTACAATAGGTTGCCTGCACAGGTTCGTCGCCGAGGAACGCAGAGGAGACTAATTTAAACTACTTCCCGATAGAGACTATGCGGTGACTTCTCTCCACGCACTCATCAAATACTCATACCCGGTCAGCAAACGCAGGGCTTCCTCACCAAAGCGCTTCAACCCTTTGGTCACCAACGCCCGCGCTTCCGCCGGCGTCCCCGGCGCATGGTCCGACCGCCAATCCTTCAACGCCTTCCAAAACCAACGCCTTCCAAAACCTTTTCATCGGATTCAGCTCCGGCGCCTACGGCGGCAAAAAGATAAACCTGATGTGCTCCGCCGGCTTGATCTTCCCGTCGTATGCGCCGAAGCGTGATCCAATGACACCACGTGCCGGCTCTCACGATCCGCCGGCTGAACTCCGCCAGGGAAAGCTCCATCAAACGCCCTTCCAGATTCGGCAGCGCCGGCATTAAGCTATCTCCCGTCAACGGCTCTATCATTCCGTGTCAATACTCGTATGCTCTTTTGATCTCGGAACTGCCC
Proteins encoded in this window:
- the cas1e gene encoding type I-E CRISPR-associated endonuclease Cas1e, with translation MLEPLKPIQLKERLSLLFVERGEIDVLDGAFVVVDKNGVRSHIPIGGVACLMLEPGTRLSHRAAQLAATVGTLIIWCGEAGVRFYSAGQPGGARADKLLYQAKLALDETARLKVVRKMYALRFKEEPPAKRSVEQLRGIEGVRVRKMYELLAKQYGVVWTRRNDDHTEWGSGDLPNRCLSAANACLYGVTEAAVLAAGYAPAIGFIHTGKPLSFVYDIADLVKFETVAPVAFKVAGQSRPSSNVEREVRLACRDVFRRTRLLERLIPLIEETLAAGELTPPPPDAVGPAIPNPERLGDDGHRG
- a CDS encoding DUF433 domain-containing protein, whose protein sequence is MTPPPAIEAIPLVTDADGVIRIGHTRATLDTVVSAFLDEATAETITAQSPSLPLADVYAVIAYYLRRRPDVDAYLKRRGEQAEAARQANEARRAPTGVRVRLLARRSGVTP
- the cas2e gene encoding type I-E CRISPR-associated endoribonuclease Cas2e, producing the protein MMVIVVENAPPRLRGRLAIWLLEARAGVYVGVYSQRVREYIWDNVERGLEDGNAVMMWSAPTESGFEVRTLGKNRRIPIDFDGVQLVQFLPEETPPTETRIEAAPSHDAVRF